In Nocardia sp. NBC_00403, the DNA window GTCTCGGCGGCGGCCACCGGCCGGTGCTGATCGTGACCAGCGACATTCTGGAGCATCCAGACAGCACCGTCAGCGAAATAGCCTCACGCACCAGCCTTCCGCAGAGCGCCGTATCGAACGCAGTCGCCCGCCTGAAAGAAGCAGGCTCTATCACCACAACCACCGACCCACGCGACCGACGTCGATCGTTGATCCGCAAGGCCGACCGAATCTCTGCCCGCGTCGCGCAGGTGCGGGCGACCACGATCGACGCCGCACTGGCGGCCGCACTCGGCACCGACGACCCTGAGCTGGTGAACGAAGTCGTCACCGCTTTGGAATTACTCGCTCGGCAACTACGCCCGAGCCACCCGCGCACAGCCGCGAGCAGCGATCCTTCCACCGCATCTCGGAAGCAAGGCGGCTGATCTCGCCTTCCGGCACACACATCCCGAGAATTCGACCGCGTTCAGTGTGTCGATAGCCCCGTAGGAGCGTGGGTTCGGTGCCAGTGTTCGGCGATGTCGATGCGTCGAGTTATCCACACATCATCGTGGGATTGGACGTGGTCCAGGAAGCGTTCGAGGGCCGCGGTGCGGGCAGGGCGGCCCACTATGCGGCAGTGCAGACCCACCGAAAGCATTTTCGGGCTGCCCTCGGCGCCTTCGCGGTAGAGCACGTCGAAGGCGTCACGCAAGTGCGCGAAGAACTGCTCACCGCTGGGGAAACCCGCAGGCGAGGCGAAGCGCATGTCGTTGGTGTCCAACGTGTACGGGACCACCAGGTGATCGCGGTTGTGGACGGTGACCCAGTAGGGCAGGTCGTCGGCGTAGGAATCCGAGTCGTAGACGAATCCGCCGTGCTCGACCACCAGCTGCCTGGTGTTCGGTGAGTCGCGCCCGGTGTACCAGCCCCGCGGTGGAGCGCCGGTCAATTCGGTGAGGATGCGAACCGCCTGGGCCATGTGCGCCCGCTCGGTCTCGCGGTCGGCGAGCTGATAGGACTTCCAGCGCAGGCCGTGGCAGGCGATCTCGTGGCCGAGCTCGCGAAAAGCCGCTACCGCCTCGGGATTTCGTTGCATCGCCCTGGCCACCGCGAAGATGGTGAGCGGCAGGGCACGGCGCTCGAAGACCCGGAGCACCCGCCACAGACCAGCGCGGGAGCCGTACTCGTAGAGCGACTCCATGCTCATGTGCCGATTCGGAAAGGCTTCCGCCGGAGTCATTTCCGAGAGGAAGGTCTCCGAGTGCGGATCGCCGTCGAGAACACTGTTCTCCGCGCCCTCTTCGTAATTGAGCACGAACTGGACCGCGATCCGTGCGCCACCCGGCCATTTCGGATCCGGTGGCGTCGACCCGTAGCCGACAAAGTCCCGCTTGCTCATTCGCCCAGCTCTCCGTACAGCCGCAGGCGCGCGAGCCCGCCGTCCGGGTAGATGTCCAGGCGCACTTGCTCGACCGAAGCGCCCATCGGCGCGATCGCGAAGCGGTGCCTGGTGTCGGGCAGCAGTGCGGTGCGTGGCAGCAGCTCGAGCTCGGTGCCGTCGGTGGTGCGGCCGGTGAGCCGGGCCGCGCCGGGGCTGTTGCCGAGGAAGTACGACGTGTCGATCTCCGCGAGCCGGATCAGGCCCGGTCCGGCGAGGCGGATGTGCACCCAGTCGTTGCCGTCGTCGCGGCGGCGGGCGGTCTCCCAGCCGTCGCCCATCTTCCCGGCCAGGCCGGGATAGAGCAGATGGTTGGGCGAGCTGTAGAAGCGGTTGGAGCAGTCGATCACCAGCGCGCCATTCTCCAGCGCGGCCAGATCCAGCGGGCCGAGACCGAGCAGCCTCGGATCGGGGCGACCCTCCCCGTACACCCGCAGCCGAGCCACGCCGCCATCCGGATGCATGGTGAGTTTCACATGGGTCCAGCGCTTTTCGCTCTCGATCGAGAACGGGTTGCGGCTGTCGCCTGCGACCGGGGCACGGTCGACCAGGGTCACCCAGTCGTCGCGTTCGGCGATGGTCTCGGCGTCCGGGTAGCCCTCGATCTCCAGCGCCGACACCGACACGACGGGCGGATAGTTGCCCTTGAACCAGGCGGTATCCACCACGATTCCCCGGATGAGGCCGGGCACGCCGAGCCGCACGATGGCGGAATCGTCACCGGGCTTGCCCCGACGCCTACGGGTCTCCCAGCCGTCATAGATCTGGCCCTTGTGCCCGAAGGTCGACGGGCGGTATTCGGCGGGGCCGGGGTTGATCAAATTCTCCTTCTCCGCGAAGAATTCGTCATCGGCCCAGATCACCGACCCGCCGAGGGGTCGGACCGCCAGATCCGGCAGCACCGTGAAGTCCGCGTCGTGCACTACCCCTCCTGTTCGGGCCGGAGCTTGGTTGTTCATCTACGCCCCCTGCGGGATCGGCGCGCGCGAGACCAGCGCTTGCAGCACCTCGATAGTCAGGTCGCCGAGCTCACCCGCGCCGCGCGCGCCGCAGTTCACGCCGCGTAAGACGGTGGCGGCCAAGGCTTCCGCGGTGGCGGGCTCGTCCATGACCCCGCCGGATCGCCGTTCGAGATAAGCCTGCAGGCGCGGGACCGCGATGGCGGTGGCCTGCCGGAAGAACTCGTAGGTGGCCAGCCAGCGGGTGATCAAATGCCCGGGGTGCATGTCCCAGCCCTGGTAGTACCCACGACGCAGCGATCGGGTGACCAGCCGATGATGGTTGCGCAGTGCGGCTTCGGGTTCGGTGTCGGGCACGATCTGGGTGGAGCCGTCACAGATCCACACACCCGTTTGCGCCGCGGCCGCCTGCATGACGGACTTGGCGTAGTCCGCGGCCGGATGATCGAGCGCCTGATCTGGCGCGGCGATACCGCAGGCGGCCGTGTAATCGTATGTGCCGAAATGCAATCCGCTGCAGCGACCACCAGCAAGGCCGATCATTCTTGCTATCGGTGTGGTGCCGTCGGCGGCAATGACGGCCTGCGGGCTCTCGATCTGGAGCTCGAAACGCAAGGTGCCTTCAGCCAGGCCATAGCCCCGCTCGAAGGCTTCGGAGAGGGCGACGAGAGCCGAAACCTGTTCTGCCGCTCGAATCTTGGGCACGGTAAATACGAAGCCTGCCGGGACGCCGCCCGCCGCGTCGAGCACCAACTCGAGGGTGCGCAGGGCTCTGTGGCGTTCCGCGTCCGCAAGACCCTTCGTCCGAATGCCGAAACTTGCCGGGCCGTCGGATTGTTCCGCCCAGGCAGACAGCACCGCGCCTGCGGTGATGGCGGCCTTGTCTTCCTCGTCGTCGGAACGGAATCCATAGCCGTCCTCGAAGTCGATGCGCAGATCCTGGATCGGGTTGCGCTGGAGGCGGTCGCGCACGGCGGGCAGGGACCGGGTGCTGTCGAGCTCGGCGAGCAGGTCGTGGTGGCGGTCGAGCAGTTCCGTTGCCGCCGCACCCCATGCCACGGGCGTTTCGGCGGTGACGCGATCGGCGGACACGTATGCCGTGTGAATGGGCTGCGCCCGGCGGTCGGGGCCTGGATAACGCGCAAGCAGTTCGGCGTCGACCGGGTCGAGCATCGCGTCGATTCGGGCACGAACGTCTTCGGGTAGCCGGGTCACCCCTGCGCTCCTTTCTGAATGACATGCCAGATCCGGTCGGCCGTCATCGGCAACCGGTCCAGTCGTACTCCGACAGCATCGCGGATGGCATTGGCCAGGGCGGGGGCGACCGGGTTGTACGGCGATTCACTCATCGACTTGGCACCGAGCGGGCCGAGGTCATCGGCGGTTTCGGCGAAGTACACCTCGGTGCGGGGCAGGTCGGCGAACTGTGGGATGTGGTAGTGCCGCAATGTCCGGGTGGTCACCACACCGCGGTCGCTGCGCATGTCCTCGTAGAGCGCGGTGCCGATGGCCTGCGCCGCGCCGCCCTCCACCTGACCGCGGCACTGCACCGGGTTGAGCACGGTGCCCGCGTCGACGGCCTGGATGGACTGCAGGATGCGCACTGATCCGGTGTCCGGGTGAACCGCGACCCGGAAGGCGTGCACGTTGAAGCTGACCGAACGTGGGCTGCCGTCATGATCGCCGCGGCCGGACAGCTCACCATTGGCCAGGAGTTCCGCCGCGACGAGCAGTCGATCACCGCAGCGGACACCACCGGGGCGCAGTTCGCATTCCGACGCGGGCAGTCCGGACAGCTCGGATGCCCTGGCCAGCATCCGGTCACGCAGCGACAGCGCCGCCGAGTAGCAGGCTTTGCCCGCCACCGTTATCCCGGTCGATCCGAACGCGCCGGTGTCATGTCCGACCAGATCGGTGTCCGACTGCCGGATCACCACCTGCCGCACATCGGCGTTCAGCGCCGTGGCCGCGAGCTGCGCGTGCACCGTGGTGGTGCCATTGCCGAATTCCGCAGTGCCGACCCGGATCTCGTAGCGTCCGTCGGCCAGCAGGGTGGCCGTTGCTTCGGAGCGATGTCCACGCGGCGGAATGGTGGCGATCATGGACAGCGCCATGCCCTCGCCGACGCGCCACTCCCGGCCGGGAGCGGCAATACCGTTACCGCGCAGCAGTGCTCGTTCGGCCAGGTCGATGCACTGGTCCAGGCCGTAGCTACCGATCATCAGGTCGCTGTCGTCGACTTCCGCACCGACGAGCCGATCTCCTGGCACCACCACGTTACGGCGGCGGAACTCGAACGGGTCGATACCGGTAGCCCGCGCGAGCTCGTCGAGCGCCGACTCGACCCCGAAGATGATCTGCCCGAGGCCGTACCCGCGGAACGCGCCCGACGGAATGTTGTTGGTGTACACCGCCTGGGCGTCGACCCGTTTATTGACGCAGCGGTAGACCTCCACCGACTCGCCCACACCGTGGAACATCACGCCCACGCTGTGATTGCCGTAAGCGCCCGCATCGGAGAGCACATCGACAGCAAGGGCGGTCAACGTGCCGTCGGCGCCGGCGCCGGCGGTCACCTCGACGCGCATCGGATGCCTACTCGTCGCCGCGGTGAACTCGTCGGACCTGGTGAACTCGTACTGGACCGGCCGCCCGGTGCGCAACACCGCCAGGGCAATGAGATCCTCGGCCAGCATCTCCTGCTTGGCGCCGAAACCGCCGCCGACCCGGGTCGCGAACACCCGCACCCGTTCCCGAGACAGACCGAAGACTTCACACAATTCGTCCCGCACCAAGAACGGCACCTGGGTACTGCACCTGATCACCAGCCTGCTCTGCTCGTCCAACCAGCCGATGCCACCGTGTGTCTCCAAATGCACATGCTGGGCGCGCGGCGAATGCCACACTCCGTGCACCACATGGGCGGCCGCGTCCAGCCCCGCAGCCACATCACCCACCTCGCCGTGCACCTCGGCGACCAGATTTCGCTGCGCATCCGCGATCCGAGCCGAATTCCGTTTATCACCATGCAGTTTCGGCGCCCGCGGGCTCAGCGCCCGCGCCGGTTCGAAGACCGCGGGCAGCAGCTCGTACTCCACCAGCAATGCCCGGCACGCCGCCCTGGCAATATCCACGCTATCGGCGACGACAGCGGCCACTCGCTGCCCGACGAAGCGCATCGTCCGGTCCAGTACATAGGTGTCATCAGGATCGTCCATCCGGAACTCGTGGCGCGCAGTCGAAAACGCGACATCCGGTGCGTCGGCCCAGGTGAGCACCGCATGCACGCCGGGGAGGGCTTCGGCGGCCGAGGTATTGATCGAGACGATCCGCGCATGTGGGTGCGGGCTCGGCAGCACCGCGATATGCAGTGGCGCGGTCGGCGGGGCCATCGCCGGGTCGGCCGTGGGGTCGGCATCGAGGGCACGGACGTCGAAGGTAAATGCTTCCGTACCGGTCACGACACGAGCGGACGCCGGTGCCGCGGTTCCCGTCCCGATCTGCCCCGAGCCGCGGTCAGGAAATATACCGGTGGCAGCGGGTGCGCACAGGCCGGCAGCCGTGCCGGGGCCAGCGGCCGCACCAATGTCAGCAGCGGGCCGCAGATCAGCGGCCGCACCAGCGTCGGCGGCCTGTCCTAGGTCGGAGGTCGCACCACCGCCCTCGTCCGCACGCAAGCCAGCGGCCGGACGCAGGTCAGCAGCGGCGCTGAGGCCAGCGGACGGATCGAGACCGGCAGCAGCCCTCGGACCAGCACCGGTTCCGAGGTCGGAGGCCGTGGCCCGGTCAGCGACCACGCTGAGGCCAGCAGACGGATCGAGACCGGCAGCAGCCCTCGGACCAGCACCGGTTCCGAGGTCGGAGGCCGGGGCCCGGTCAGCGGCCGCGCCGGGGTCGACCCGGTGCTGGGCGCGAACGTCGGATCCAGCTTCCGCAGGCACCGCATGCGCGGCCGGCTCGGGTTTCGCGGCTGCGGCGGTCAGTGCGTCGGTGATGGCGCGATATCCCGTGCAGCGGCAGAGGTTTCCCTTCATCAGCTCGGGTAGGTCGGCGGTGTCGGGCGTTGTCGATGGGCTGCCGCAGCCGAGGCCCGCGGCGGTGACCACCATGCCTGCGGTGCAGAAGCCGCATTGGAAGGCCGCCGCGTCGATGAATTGCTGTTGCACGGGGTGTAGGTCGGTAGTGGTGCCGAGGCCGGAGGCCGTGGTGATGGTGCGGTCGGCAGCGCGGTAGGCGGGGATGATGCAGGAGTGGACGGTCATGCCGTCGAGTTGCACCGAGCAGGCGCCGCAGTCACCTGCGTCGCAGCCCTTCTTCACGGCCAGGTTGCCGGTTTCGCGGAGCAGGGTGCGCAGGCACTGGCCGGGGCGGGGGTCCGCCTGCACGAGCTTGCCGTCGACCTCGAATTTCATAGTGGCTCACCCGTTTCGGGGCACAGCTCCGCGGCGACCTGCGCGGCCAGACGGCCGGTGACGTGGCAGCGCCAGTCCGGTGCGCCGTGCGGGTCGTCGAACCAGAGCGCCGGATCGATCGACTCGATGGCTGTGTGCACCTGAGCAGAGCTCGGTGGTTCGGCGAAATCCAGCACAATCGGGCGGCTGGTTGCCGCGGTGATGGTGAGCGCGCACCGATCGCCTGGCTCGCGCCGACCCATCACCACCGCCCCGGAGCGACCCAGCGGCGATAATGCGATCTTCCGGAAAGCAGTGCGCGACAGCAGGCTTCGCATCGGGATGGTGATCGATCGCAACACCTCGTTCGGCCGCAATACCTGGACGCCCGGGCCGATAACGAACTCCCGCAACGGGATACGTCGATCGGTTCCGTCCGGCGACCACACCAGTGCGACCCCGTCGAGTGCGGTCACCGCACCGAGTACCCCACCCGCGGGCAACGCCAAGCACACATTGCCGCCAACGGTCGCGGTCCGCCAGATCTTGTGTGAGGCGAGCAGCGCCCGGCAGCCCGGCGCGAACAGCGCCGTCCCCGGCCACTCGTTACGCAGCATCGGCAAGCCGAGTTCACGGCCGGGCCCCGCACCGGCGAATTCGGCCAATGTGCAGGTAGCCGCGATCTCCAAGCCTTCCGGCGTCTCCGACAACGCGGTCCAGCCGAGCCCGGTGATGTCGACAAGCC includes these proteins:
- a CDS encoding molybdopterin cofactor-binding domain-containing protein; the encoded protein is MKFEVDGKLVQADPRPGQCLRTLLRETGNLAVKKGCDAGDCGACSVQLDGMTVHSCIIPAYRAADRTITTASGLGTTTDLHPVQQQFIDAAAFQCGFCTAGMVVTAAGLGCGSPSTTPDTADLPELMKGNLCRCTGYRAITDALTAAAAKPEPAAHAVPAEAGSDVRAQHRVDPGAAADRAPASDLGTGAGPRAAAGLDPSAGLSVVADRATASDLGTGAGPRAAAGLDPSAGLSAAADLRPAAGLRADEGGGATSDLGQAADAGAAADLRPAADIGAAAGPGTAAGLCAPAATGIFPDRGSGQIGTGTAAPASARVVTGTEAFTFDVRALDADPTADPAMAPPTAPLHIAVLPSPHPHARIVSINTSAAEALPGVHAVLTWADAPDVAFSTARHEFRMDDPDDTYVLDRTMRFVGQRVAAVVADSVDIARAACRALLVEYELLPAVFEPARALSPRAPKLHGDKRNSARIADAQRNLVAEVHGEVGDVAAGLDAAAHVVHGVWHSPRAQHVHLETHGGIGWLDEQSRLVIRCSTQVPFLVRDELCEVFGLSRERVRVFATRVGGGFGAKQEMLAEDLIALAVLRTGRPVQYEFTRSDEFTAATSRHPMRVEVTAGAGADGTLTALAVDVLSDAGAYGNHSVGVMFHGVGESVEVYRCVNKRVDAQAVYTNNIPSGAFRGYGLGQIIFGVESALDELARATGIDPFEFRRRNVVVPGDRLVGAEVDDSDLMIGSYGLDQCIDLAERALLRGNGIAAPGREWRVGEGMALSMIATIPPRGHRSEATATLLADGRYEIRVGTAEFGNGTTTVHAQLAATALNADVRQVVIRQSDTDLVGHDTGAFGSTGITVAGKACYSAALSLRDRMLARASELSGLPASECELRPGGVRCGDRLLVAAELLANGELSGRGDHDGSPRSVSFNVHAFRVAVHPDTGSVRILQSIQAVDAGTVLNPVQCRGQVEGGAAQAIGTALYEDMRSDRGVVTTRTLRHYHIPQFADLPRTEVYFAETADDLGPLGAKSMSESPYNPVAPALANAIRDAVGVRLDRLPMTADRIWHVIQKGAQG
- the alc gene encoding allantoicase, coding for MHDADFTVLPDLAVRPLGGSVIWADDEFFAEKENLINPGPAEYRPSTFGHKGQIYDGWETRRRRGKPGDDSAIVRLGVPGLIRGIVVDTAWFKGNYPPVVSVSALEIEGYPDAETIAERDDWVTLVDRAPVAGDSRNPFSIESEKRWTHVKLTMHPDGGVARLRVYGEGRPDPRLLGLGPLDLAALENGALVIDCSNRFYSSPNHLLYPGLAGKMGDGWETARRRDDGNDWVHIRLAGPGLIRLAEIDTSYFLGNSPGAARLTGRTTDGTELELLPRTALLPDTRHRFAIAPMGASVEQVRLDIYPDGGLARLRLYGELGE
- the puuE gene encoding allantoinase PuuE — translated: MSKRDFVGYGSTPPDPKWPGGARIAVQFVLNYEEGAENSVLDGDPHSETFLSEMTPAEAFPNRHMSMESLYEYGSRAGLWRVLRVFERRALPLTIFAVARAMQRNPEAVAAFRELGHEIACHGLRWKSYQLADRETERAHMAQAVRILTELTGAPPRGWYTGRDSPNTRQLVVEHGGFVYDSDSYADDLPYWVTVHNRDHLVVPYTLDTNDMRFASPAGFPSGEQFFAHLRDAFDVLYREGAEGSPKMLSVGLHCRIVGRPARTAALERFLDHVQSHDDVWITRRIDIAEHWHRTHAPTGLSTH
- a CDS encoding MarR family winged helix-turn-helix transcriptional regulator, encoding MDGVELFLLGRTLMKLGEDALPTEGLGGGHRPVLIVTSDILEHPDSTVSEIASRTSLPQSAVSNAVARLKEAGSITTTTDPRDRRRSLIRKADRISARVAQVRATTIDAALAAALGTDDPELVNEVVTALELLARQLRPSHPRTAASSDPSTASRKQGG
- a CDS encoding FAD binding domain-containing protein, producing MDLDTIRAVTVARERADLGVVGGSCGVLAGGTFLFSEPQERLERLVDITGLGWTALSETPEGLEIAATCTLAEFAGAGPGRELGLPMLRNEWPGTALFAPGCRALLASHKIWRTATVGGNVCLALPAGGVLGAVTALDGVALVWSPDGTDRRIPLREFVIGPGVQVLRPNEVLRSITIPMRSLLSRTAFRKIALSPLGRSGAVVMGRREPGDRCALTITAATSRPIVLDFAEPPSSAQVHTAIESIDPALWFDDPHGAPDWRCHVTGRLAAQVAAELCPETGEPL
- a CDS encoding DUF6986 family protein; protein product: MLDPVDAELLARYPGPDRRAQPIHTAYVSADRVTAETPVAWGAAATELLDRHHDLLAELDSTRSLPAVRDRLQRNPIQDLRIDFEDGYGFRSDDEEDKAAITAGAVLSAWAEQSDGPASFGIRTKGLADAERHRALRTLELVLDAAGGVPAGFVFTVPKIRAAEQVSALVALSEAFERGYGLAEGTLRFELQIESPQAVIAADGTTPIARMIGLAGGRCSGLHFGTYDYTAACGIAAPDQALDHPAADYAKSVMQAAAAQTGVWICDGSTQIVPDTEPEAALRNHHRLVTRSLRRGYYQGWDMHPGHLITRWLATYEFFRQATAIAVPRLQAYLERRSGGVMDEPATAEALAATVLRGVNCGARGAGELGDLTIEVLQALVSRAPIPQGA